The Primulina eburnea isolate SZY01 chromosome 12, ASM2296580v1, whole genome shotgun sequence genome includes the window GGGACACCGCTAGGTGCTATCTCCTACATGAAATTCTGCGTTTACAGTATGGGATAGGGAAAGTGATTATACCCTCAGGCCTGAACCCAATCGATAGCCATCTTGCTCGGTCCCGCTTGCTTGTAGATTTAGATACTAAATTATCCATTCCACAAAAATCCAAATAAACACAATGTAATTTGTATCACATGAAAAGTCAAGAGTCGAACCCAATGTTATGCATatttagaaaaaataaaataatgagtTAATCATACGATGCTAGGGGCATCCCCATCCCAATAGCAAATAGCACGCTGCCACCGAGTTCTGATGCAATCAACCAAGGGTGCATGTTGAGCCTTAGATACTTCAGCTGAGACATCTACCCCACTGGATGCAGCTGTGGTTGAATCATAAGCCACTGGTACAACTGCCCCGAATCCCTCCTGCGTCCACCTCAGGGGAACTGAAACGTGCAGTTTCGTAAGCCTAGGCCTTTGTATAGGACTTTCACTTCCCAACGATGCCTCGATACCATTCCCAGAAGATTTTGCAATCCCATTAAAATGGTAAAGATTAAAGACCTTCTCACCAAATGAACCACCTGAATATTTAATGCCTCCTAGAGTCTTGTCTAAATCAAGAAGAGCCTGCTTAAACTCGCTCCAAACTATGAAACCTGTACTACAAAGATAGTTAACTTTTTCAGGGGGAAAGTTGATGCCGGTTTCCTTGATGACACGATGAAAGCCTTCAACATTTATGAATCCGCCACCTCCGCTTTGATCTTGGGCGTCAAAAGCTCTCCGGATCTGTGTTTCTCGGTTTTCAAGTTCATTCTCCTCCTGCACTTTGGAGTCCAGAGCGAACAAGACCGTGTAATGGGATTCGCTTCCAATGACCCATATTGGCCAACGAGGGCATTTCAGGTACTGACCAACCTTGCAAAAGTCAAAGGACTCTAACAGGGTGAGGAAACCGACTTCCACTGCTGTGGAGATACCCTTAACAAACATGCCACCTCCTAAATCAATATTCCCATCGAACACATTAGCAACCGCCCTTCCAGAAAGTAAAAGGTTTACGATTTCCTATTTGAGAAATAGAAAGTTAGACATCAAATTTGTGGTAACCGAGCAAACTCACTCTCACAGTTTCCTCACAcataacaatttttttattgatcTGTGGTCACCTGTGATGCATGCCCAAATGGGGACGTGACTAACGGTTGACTTGGGTCATCCCTGTCCTCTAAAACATTGTCCTGATGGAAAAATAGGTATAAAAAAATGTATTATACTTGAGAAAAAGAAAGATTAAAAGGGATGAATAGAATTATACAAAAATGTGAATGCTAGGACTATATAGGTGCAAAAATTGTTTATCTAGACTTGGTGCTTTATCCTTTAAAGATAAAATTAATCACCTTTCTTGTGAATGAGGCTCCACTTTCCTTCCGTCAAGGATTTATTAGCATGAATTAACAAGACAAAAAGATGATTTGATTTAATTGAAAAGCATACCAATCCTCGGGACAATAGAGCGGATATTAAAAAGAGCAGTGTTCCCATACGACTCCGAAACATGGGAAGCATAGCTTCCATGTATTGAAATGCACTCTCCCGTGAAGTAGCTGTGTTGACTCTGAGTACCTTGTGCAAATCAAAACCAGAGTCAACAGAAAGAACTTCAAGTACTTTTGCAATCACCTGCATAACCAGTTAATAGTAATAAAGTGTCAGAAAAGAAAATCATAAAGTGGAATAGTACTGCAAAATCAATACAACTTCCTGCGCGCCACCTTTATCATGATCAGTAAATAGAAGTGCACCAGTATAAAACTTAATTGGCGATTTGATTCTCAACAGTCAACAAAGCCTTCTGGTAAAGGTGCAATAATGAAAGTATCCATGtttaaaaaatgtttaaaaaattgaGGCAAAA containing:
- the LOC140808225 gene encoding uncharacterized protein isoform X1, with the translated sequence MYICTELFDFLVSEGENKKMALDMSMQQSESPEPKRSKPMDTTDAGGAMVASGEEFLETDNRRLQGELGDSAEEEEKPTLVANIDAKNVGTGESEVDRKGKSVKLEESQVKSGGPGMMLSMADANKIFLMTFGNRVAKDVLSQWTNQGIRFSAEPKTSVGLVQYEGGPCGVLAAIQAFVLKYLLFDPEESGDMPNMFEDSTKRRVSNSESLAADIFYHISEEEKSRALVRSMTEILFLCGSNERAVIASLGILDGDFVESMDVPQDEVIAKVLEVLSVDSGFDLHKVLRVNTATSRESAFQYMEAMLPMFRSRMGTLLFLISALLSRGLDNVLEDRDDPSQPLVTSPFGHASQEIVNLLLSGRAVANVFDGNIDLGGGMFVKGISTAVEVGFLTLLESFDFCKVGQYLKCPRWPIWVIGSESHYTVLFALDSKVQEENELENRETQIRRAFDAQDQSGGGGFINVEGFHRVIKETGINFPPEKVNYLCSTGFIVWSEFKQALLDLDKTLGGIKYSGGSFGEKVFNLYHFNGIAKSSGNGIEASLGSESPIQRPRLTKLHVSVPLRWTQEGFGAVVPVAYDSTTAASSGVDVSAEVSKAQHAPLVDCIRTRWQRAICYWDGDAPSIV
- the LOC140808225 gene encoding uncharacterized protein isoform X3, which codes for MALDMSMQQSESPEPKRSKPMDTTDAGGAMVASGEEFLETDNRRLQGELGDSAEEEEKPTLVANIDAKNVGTGESEVDRKGKSVKLEESQVKSGGPGMMLSMADANKIFLMTFGNRVAKDVLSQWTNQGIRFSAEPKTSVGLVQYEGGPCGVLAAIQAFVLKYLLFDPEESGDMPNMFEDSTKRRVSNSESLAADIFYHISEEEKSRALVRSMTEILFLCGSNERAVIASLGILDGDFVESMDVPQDEVIAKVLEVLSVDSGFDLHKVLRVNTATSRESAFQYMEAMLPMFRSRMGTLLFLISALLSRGLDNVLEDRDDPSQPLVTSPFGHASQEIVNLLLSGRAVANVFDGNIDLGGGMFVKGISTAVEVGFLTLLESFDFCKVGQYLKCPRWPIWVIGSESHYTVLFALDSKVQEENELENRETQIRRAFDAQDQSGGGGFINVEGFHRVIKETGINFPPEKVNYLCSTGFIVWSEFKQALLDLDKTLGGIKYSGGSFGEKVFNLYHFNGIAKSSGNGIEASLGSESPIQRPRLTKLHVSVPLRWTQEGFGAVVPVAYDSTTAASSGVDVSAEVSKAQHAPLVDCIRTRWQRAICYWDGDAPSIV
- the LOC140808225 gene encoding uncharacterized protein isoform X2 gives rise to the protein MAGQEGENKKMALDMSMQQSESPEPKRSKPMDTTDAGGAMVASGEEFLETDNRRLQGELGDSAEEEEKPTLVANIDAKNVGTGESEVDRKGKSVKLEESQVKSGGPGMMLSMADANKIFLMTFGNRVAKDVLSQWTNQGIRFSAEPKTSVGLVQYEGGPCGVLAAIQAFVLKYLLFDPEESGDMPNMFEDSTKRRVSNSESLAADIFYHISEEEKSRALVRSMTEILFLCGSNERAVIASLGILDGDFVESMDVPQDEVIAKVLEVLSVDSGFDLHKVLRVNTATSRESAFQYMEAMLPMFRSRMGTLLFLISALLSRGLDNVLEDRDDPSQPLVTSPFGHASQEIVNLLLSGRAVANVFDGNIDLGGGMFVKGISTAVEVGFLTLLESFDFCKVGQYLKCPRWPIWVIGSESHYTVLFALDSKVQEENELENRETQIRRAFDAQDQSGGGGFINVEGFHRVIKETGINFPPEKVNYLCSTGFIVWSEFKQALLDLDKTLGGIKYSGGSFGEKVFNLYHFNGIAKSSGNGIEASLGSESPIQRPRLTKLHVSVPLRWTQEGFGAVVPVAYDSTTAASSGVDVSAEVSKAQHAPLVDCIRTRWQRAICYWDGDAPSIV